A part of Streptomyces sp. NBC_01235 genomic DNA contains:
- a CDS encoding amino acid ABC transporter permease has translation MTATDVRLQPKKKGLTRRQKRRVSRGVQYVVFVAAVIAFAVSADWDRLQNQFAQKDIARQMFPDVITLALKNTMLYTVSGFVVGLALGMVIALMRLSSVGPYRWLAGIYIEIFRGLPALLIFIFIGVAVPLAFPGTEIIGGTYGKVALALGLVAAAYMAETIRAGIQAVPKGQMEAARSLGFSPGRAMVSIIIPQAFRIILPPLTNELVLLFKDSSLVLFLGVTLEERELSKYGRDLASTTANSTPILVAGLCYLLVTIPLGFVVRRMEAKAQEAVK, from the coding sequence ATGACCGCTACGGACGTACGACTCCAGCCGAAGAAAAAGGGGCTGACCCGGCGTCAGAAGCGCCGCGTCTCGCGTGGCGTGCAGTACGTCGTCTTCGTCGCCGCCGTGATCGCGTTCGCGGTCTCGGCCGACTGGGACCGGCTGCAGAACCAGTTCGCGCAGAAGGACATCGCGCGGCAGATGTTCCCCGACGTCATCACGCTGGCGTTGAAGAACACCATGCTGTACACGGTGTCCGGCTTCGTCGTCGGACTGGCGCTCGGCATGGTGATCGCGCTGATGCGGCTGTCGTCGGTGGGCCCCTACCGCTGGCTCGCGGGCATCTACATCGAGATCTTCCGCGGCCTGCCGGCCCTGCTGATCTTCATCTTCATCGGTGTGGCGGTACCGCTCGCCTTCCCCGGCACGGAGATCATCGGCGGCACGTACGGCAAGGTCGCCCTCGCGCTCGGTCTGGTCGCCGCCGCCTACATGGCGGAGACGATCCGCGCGGGCATCCAGGCGGTGCCCAAGGGGCAGATGGAGGCGGCCCGTTCACTGGGGTTCTCGCCCGGCCGGGCCATGGTCTCGATCATCATCCCGCAGGCGTTCCGCATCATCCTCCCGCCGCTCACCAACGAACTCGTCCTGCTCTTCAAGGACTCCTCGCTCGTGCTGTTCCTCGGTGTCACCCTGGAGGAGCGCGAACTGTCCAAGTACGGCCGTGACCTGGCCAGCACGACCGCCAACTCCACACCGATTCTGGTCGCCGGCCTCTGCTACCTGCTGGTCACCATCCCGCTCGGCTTCGTCGTGCGCCGTATGGAGGCGAAGGCCCAGGAGGCCGTGAAATGA
- a CDS encoding amino acid ABC transporter ATP-binding protein, with protein sequence MSRPEIDVRGLYKSFGDNEVLRGIDLEIGQGEVVCVIGPSGSGKSTLLRCVNLLEEPTKGQVFVGGTELTDPDVDIDAARRRIGMVFQQFNLFPHLSVTENLTLPQRRVLGRGKAEAAKVAAENLERVGLSEKATAYPASLSGGQQQRVAIARALAMGPEVMLFDEPTSALDPELVGDVLAVMRMLANEGMTMMVVTHEMTFAREVADRVVFMDGGVIVEDGAPAEVIGNPSHERTRHFLSRLLDPAMAEVEEDSAEKVSGAE encoded by the coding sequence ATGAGCCGACCCGAGATCGACGTACGCGGACTGTACAAGTCCTTCGGCGACAACGAGGTGCTGCGTGGCATCGACCTGGAGATCGGCCAGGGCGAGGTCGTCTGTGTGATCGGCCCGTCCGGCTCGGGCAAGTCGACGCTCCTGCGCTGCGTGAACCTGCTGGAGGAGCCGACCAAGGGCCAGGTCTTCGTCGGCGGCACCGAACTCACCGACCCCGATGTCGACATCGACGCCGCACGCCGTCGTATCGGCATGGTCTTCCAGCAGTTCAACCTCTTCCCGCACCTGTCGGTGACCGAGAACCTCACGCTGCCGCAGCGGCGGGTGCTCGGGCGCGGCAAGGCGGAGGCGGCGAAGGTGGCCGCCGAGAACCTGGAGCGGGTGGGCCTGTCGGAGAAGGCGACCGCCTACCCCGCCTCCCTCTCCGGCGGCCAGCAGCAGCGCGTCGCGATCGCCCGCGCCCTCGCCATGGGCCCCGAGGTGATGCTGTTCGACGAGCCGACGTCGGCGCTCGACCCGGAGCTGGTGGGGGACGTCCTGGCGGTCATGCGCATGCTCGCGAACGAGGGCATGACGATGATGGTGGTGACCCACGAGATGACCTTCGCCCGCGAGGTCGCCGACCGGGTCGTCTTCATGGACGGCGGTGTGATCGTCGAGGACGGCGCCCCGGCCGAGGTCATCGGCAACCCGAGCCACGAACGCACCCGCCACTTCCTCTCCCGCCTCCTCGACCCGGCGATGGCCGAGGTGGAGGAGGATTCGGCCGAAAAGGTGAGCGGGGCCGAGTGA